A stretch of the Bacillus sp. FJAT-18017 genome encodes the following:
- a CDS encoding protein arginine kinase, whose translation MSLENFLSNAVSSWMNEDGPDSDIVLSSRIRLARNLSDYKFPTMLSNEEGNEIIKRFESMIPSSPTRLGRMELLNMQDINPLQKRVLVEKHLISPNLAEDSPNGACVLSENEEVSIMVNEEDHIRIQCLFPGFQLAKALEAANEIDDWIEQQIEYAYSEEHGYLTSCPTNVGTGLRASVMMHLPGLVLTKQINNIIPAINQLGLVVRGIYGEGSQALGNIFQISNQITLGKSEEDIVEDLISVVSQLIAQERSARDALEKTYNIQLEDRVYRSFGVLSNSRIIETKEAAKCLSDVRLGIDMGYIKNVSRTILNELMILTQPGFLQLYSGGPLRPEERDIRRACLIRERLKLELDTN comes from the coding sequence GTGTCACTGGAGAACTTTTTAAGTAATGCAGTAAGTTCTTGGATGAATGAGGATGGCCCGGACTCTGACATAGTATTGAGTTCGAGGATCAGGCTGGCAAGAAATCTATCTGATTATAAATTCCCAACTATGCTTTCCAATGAAGAGGGAAATGAAATTATTAAAAGATTTGAATCGATGATTCCTTCCAGTCCGACCCGATTAGGCAGGATGGAATTATTAAATATGCAGGACATTAACCCTCTTCAAAAAAGGGTTCTAGTTGAAAAACATTTAATTAGCCCAAACCTTGCTGAGGATTCTCCAAACGGGGCATGTGTGCTGTCTGAAAATGAAGAAGTTAGCATTATGGTTAACGAAGAGGACCATATCCGAATACAGTGCTTATTCCCAGGCTTTCAACTAGCTAAAGCTCTAGAGGCGGCAAATGAGATAGATGACTGGATTGAACAGCAGATCGAATACGCATATAGTGAAGAACATGGTTATCTTACAAGTTGCCCAACAAATGTCGGTACCGGGTTACGGGCGTCCGTTATGATGCACTTGCCAGGGCTTGTGTTAACAAAGCAAATAAATAATATTATTCCAGCAATAAACCAGCTTGGCTTGGTCGTCAGAGGCATATATGGTGAAGGAAGCCAGGCGCTCGGTAATATCTTTCAGATTTCAAACCAAATCACGCTTGGAAAATCTGAGGAAGATATCGTTGAGGACTTAATTAGCGTTGTTAGCCAGCTTATTGCCCAGGAAAGGTCTGCCCGCGACGCATTAGAGAAAACTTACAACATACAATTAGAAGATAGAGTTTACCGTTCATTTGGAGTTTTGTCGAATAGCAGAATAATTGAAACAAAAGAGGCTGCCAAGTGTTTATCCGATGTTAGGTTGGGAATTGATATGGGGTATATAAAAAATGTGTCAAGAACCATTTTGAATGAACTTATGATATTAACACAGCCCGGATTCCTCCAATTATATTCAGGCGGACCTTTACGGCCTGAAGAAAGGGACATCCGAAGAGCTTGCCTTATAAGAGAACGATTAAAACTTGAATTGGATACTAATTGA
- a CDS encoding UvrB/UvrC motif-containing protein, producing MICDECNQRPATMHFTRVVNGEKTEVHLCQQCAQDKGEMFMMQGGTGFSLNNLLAGLLNFENTYQHQGHGAIDKEEFIQCPSCSMTFPQFVKAGRFGCTACYEAFSGQLKPIIRRVHGGNWKHHGKIPKRVGGTLHIRRQLEESKQRLKDLITKEEFEKAAKVRDEIRSLENLIKGTSEGGE from the coding sequence ATGATATGTGATGAATGTAATCAACGACCTGCAACCATGCATTTTACAAGAGTGGTAAATGGAGAGAAAACCGAGGTTCATCTATGTCAGCAATGCGCTCAAGACAAAGGCGAAATGTTCATGATGCAAGGTGGTACGGGGTTTTCTTTAAATAATTTGCTTGCAGGCTTGTTGAACTTTGAAAATACCTATCAACATCAGGGGCATGGCGCAATAGATAAAGAGGAGTTCATTCAATGCCCATCCTGCTCAATGACGTTCCCTCAATTTGTAAAGGCGGGCCGGTTCGGCTGCACGGCGTGCTATGAAGCGTTCTCGGGACAATTAAAACCAATTATAAGAAGGGTCCACGGAGGCAATTGGAAGCATCATGGAAAAATACCCAAACGAGTAGGCGGTACACTGCATATTCGGAGACAATTGGAAGAGTCCAAGCAGAGGCTTAAAGACCTTATAACAAAAGAAGAGTTTGAAAAGGCGGCAAAAGTGCGGGATGAAATCCGATCGCTTGAGAATTTGATTAAGGGCACAAGCGAGGGAGGGGAATAA
- a CDS encoding CtsR family transcriptional regulator yields MRNISDIIENYLKQVLELSDEDLVEIKRSEIADKFQCVPSQINYVINTRFTIERGYIVESKRGGGGYIRIMKVQSNDHAHLLDHVLSIIRDQVSQHAAEGVIYRLVEEDVITHREAKIMLSVIDRSILYIDLPYRDELRARMLKAMLTTLKYK; encoded by the coding sequence TTGAGAAATATCTCTGACATCATTGAAAACTATTTAAAACAAGTACTTGAGCTAAGTGATGAAGATTTGGTGGAAATCAAGAGGAGTGAAATAGCAGATAAATTTCAATGCGTCCCTTCCCAAATCAACTACGTCATCAATACCAGATTTACTATCGAAAGAGGATATATTGTAGAGAGTAAACGTGGCGGTGGCGGCTATATCCGGATTATGAAGGTCCAATCAAACGACCATGCCCATCTGCTCGATCATGTATTATCAATAATCCGAGATCAGGTTAGCCAGCATGCGGCGGAAGGCGTAATTTACCGGCTTGTTGAAGAGGACGTCATCACTCATCGTGAAGCTAAAATCATGCTTAGCGTTATAGACAGATCAATTTTATATATAGACCTGCCATACAGAGATGAACTAAGAGCCCGCATGCTTAAGGCGATGCTGACCACGTTGAAGTATAAGTAG